One Glycine max cultivar Williams 82 chromosome 6, Glycine_max_v4.0, whole genome shotgun sequence DNA segment encodes these proteins:
- the LOC100797492 gene encoding putative wall-associated receptor kinase-like 16, with the protein MTSSRDDTKVVLVAWFLLMISAMSQTIHSSCQNKCGSVNIPYPFGTAEDCYLNSNFYVACNTSHNPPKPFLWNVTKSIEILEVSLNGHLRIKSPVAYVCYDEKGVLVDSGNSSMTLQAFPFSYTQNKFIGIGCDTLSSINATIGKNYSAGGCFSLCSSVESSANGSWFGVGFCQTSIPKNILAYQARVLSLNLMHRDMNIPCSYSLLVEEDSFKFSTDDFIKLQKRKTAPTVLDWAVGNQTCQEAKKNLTSFACQENSKCIDSDNGPGYLCRCLEGYVGNAYLHGGCQDIDECANLSLNDCSDLCINLPGSYNCSCPKSKGYQGDGRKGGSGCVSNLQHVVNQIVIGTGIGLMLLLIGSGWLYHVFRKRKRVRLTTRYFKQNGGLMLQQQISNMEGSSERAKIFTARELKKATENFHESRIIGRGGYGTVYRGILPDDHVVAIKKSKLVDHSQTEQFINEVVVLSQINHRNVVKLLGCCLETEMPLLVYEFVNNGTLFDHIHNKNTTLPWEARLRIAAETAGVLAYLHSAASIPIIHRDFKSTNILLDDKYTAKVSDFGTSRLVPRDKCQLTTLVQGTLGYLDPEYFQSSQLTEKSDVYSFGVVLAELLTGRRALSFDMPEEERNLALYFLSAVKDDCLFEIVEDCVSEGNSEQVKEVANIAQWCLRLRGEERPTMKEVAMELDSLRMMTTTTTTWINATSNSTEYVIGERSGLSLTETTDYANCHYTCNTCAGHEDETICNDVMSPIWDGR; encoded by the exons ATGACTTCATCGCGGGATGATACAAAAGTTGTGCTAGTTGCTTGGTTTCTATTAATGATCTCAGCAATGTCACAAACAATTCATTCCAGCTGCCAAAATAAATGTGGAAGTGTTAACATTCCTTACCCATTTGGTACAGCTGAGGACTGCTACTTGAACAGCAACTTTTATGTTGCGTGTAACACAAGTCACAACCCTCCCAAACCATTTCTGTGGAATGTCACCAAAAGTATTGAGATCTTAGAGGTTTCATTGAATGGCCATTTGAGGATAAAATCCCCTGTAGCTTATGTGTGCTATGATGAAAAGGGTGTGCTAGTGGATTCAGGGAATTCATCTATGACTTTGCAAGCATTCCCCTTCTCATACACCCAGAACAAGTTCATTGGAATTGGATGTGACACCCTTTCAAGCATCAATGCAACAATTGGGAAAAACTACTCAGCTGGAGGGTGTTTTTCACTTTGTAGTAGTGTAGAAAGTTCAGCCAATGGTTCCTGGTTTGGCGTTGGTTTCTGCCAAACCTCTATCCCAAAAAACATCTTGGCATATCAAGCTCGTGTGCTGAGTTTAAATTTGATGCATAGGGATATGAATATTCCTTGTAGCTACTCTCTTTTGGTGGAAGAAGACTCTTTCAAGTTCTCCACTGATGACTTCATCAAACTTCAGAAGAGAAAAACCGCTCCCACAGTGCTAGATTGGGCTGTTGGGAATCAAACATGCCAAGAAGCTAAGAAGAATTTGACTAGTTTTGCCTGCCAAGAAAATAGCAAGTGTATTGACTCTGACAATGGACCAGGGTACCTTTGCAGATGCTTAGAAGGTTATGTGGGAAATGCATACCTTCATGGTGGATGCCAAG ATATTGATGAGTGTGCCAATCTGAGTCTAAATGACTGTTCAGATCTTTGCATTAATCTACCTGGGAGCTATAATTGTTCTTGTCCTAAGAGCAAGGGGTACCAGGGAGATGGCAGAAAAGGAGGAAGTGGCTGCGTCTCGAATCTACAACATGTGGTTAATCAGATTGTGATAG GCACTGGCATAGGCCTTATGCTGTTGTTAATTGGTAGTGGCTGGCTATACCATGTGTTtcgtaaaagaaaaagagtgagactcaCAACAAGATATTTCAAGCAAAATGGTGGCTTAATGTTACAGCAGCAAATTTCAAACATGGAAGGATCATCTGAGAGAGCCAAAATTTTCACTGCAAGAGAGCTAAAGAAAGCCACCGAAAACTTTCACGAGAGCAGAATCATTGGCAGAGGAGGATACGGTACAGTTTATAGGGGAATACTTCCAGATGACCATGTTGTTGCTATCAAGAAATCAAAACTAGTAGACCACAGCCAAACCGAACAATTCATCAATGAAGTGGTTGTACTGTCCCAAATTAACCACAGAAATGTTGTCAAACTCCTAGGTTGCTGTCTGGAGACAGAAATGCCACTTCTGGTTTATGAATTTGTGAACAATGGCACCCTCTTTGACCACATTCACAACAAAAACACCACACTTCCTTGGGAAGCACGTCTAAGAATAGCAGCAGAAACAGCTGGTGTGCTTGCATACTTGCATTCTGCTGCCTCCATACCAATCATCCATAGGGACTTCAAGTCAACTAACATACTCTTAGATGACAAATACACAGCTAAggtttctgactttggaacctcGAGATTGGTTCCACGTGACAAGTGTCAATTGACAACGTTGGTTCAAGGAACTCTAGGGTACCTTGACCCTGAGTACTTTCAGAGCAGCCAACTAACCGAGAAAAGCGATGTTTATAGCTTTGGTGTCGTGCTTGCAGAGTTGCTAACCGGAAGAAGGGCACTTTCTTTTGACATGCCAGAGGAGGAGAGAAACTTAGCCTTGTATTTCCTTTCAGCTGTGAAGGATGATTGCTTGTTCGAAATTGTTGAGGATTGTGTGAGTGAGGGAAATAGTGAGCAAGTAAAGGAAGTTGCTAACATTGCTCAATGGTGCTTGAGGCTTAGAGGGGAGGAAAGACCTACCATGAAAGAAGTGGCAATGGAATTGGATAGTCTTAGaatgatgacaacaacaacaactacatGGATTAATGCTACATCAAATTCAACAGAATATGTGATTGGTGAAAGGTCAGGTCTAAGTCTAACAGAAACAACAGACTATGCTAATTGTCATTATACTTGTAATACATGTGCTGGGCATGAGGATGAAACCATTTGCAACGATGTGATGTCACCGATATGGGATGGTCGATGA